GCACAAGAGGGGGGCTTTCACAGGAGCGCAGTTCGACAAGAATGGTTTCCTGGACATTGCAGATAAGGGCACACTCTTTCTGGACGAAGTCGGGGAACTCGCTCCGGGATTACAGGTCAAGCTGCTCCGGGCCGTTGAGGGCAACGGGTACATAGCTGTGGGAGACACCAGGGTCAAGAAATCCGACTTCCGGATCATATCCGCCACCAACAGAGATCTGAAGGATATGGTGGATAGGGGCCTTATGAGGCATGATTTCTTTTACAGGCTCCACGTTATTCTCATCACGGTGCCTCCGCTTAAGGAACGTAAGGAGGATATCCCCCTGCTGGTTGATCATTTCTTGCACGCTCACGGATATGACGAACCGGGATTCATCCCTTCAAGAATAATGAAAGCCCTCATGGAATATGATTGGCCGGGAAACGTTAGAGAGCTTCAAAACGTGTTGCACCGCTACGTGGCCGTCAAGCGGCTTGACTTTGTGAATCCACAAGGTTCCGACCTCGTTACCAGGGGCAGGAGGTCAAAGGGCACATGTAGGCCGGAAGACACGAATTTTCATGGCGCCGTTCGAAATTTCGAGAAGCGCCTTCTCCTGAGGGCCCTGAAGGTCAACCGGTGGCAGAAAGCCAGGGCTGCCTCGATGCTGGGCTTGCCTCGAAGGACATTTTACAGAAAACTGAAGTGCCTGGGGCTGGACTCGACACAAAATGAGCCATTTCTGGCACAGCCTTGATTA
The genomic region above belongs to Deltaproteobacteria bacterium and contains:
- a CDS encoding sigma 54-interacting transcriptional regulator, which codes for MNRGQWEAYRILVEKLSDGVGISQNGRLVYVNDSLCSMFGCRPGQILGADPAVVFGEAWKPELGQENSGSEENTFIRCSASVCIGRTDRQRRVKVFYIPVWWKGKPALLLAVKDIAMNGAREDRSCEEAEQRLEDEGDLKPSRRKSCKFAGIIGESRAMKAVYELIVTAAETDAPVVIHGESGTGKELVARAIHRASDRHRRSFVAVNCGAIPENLLESEFFGHKRGAFTGAQFDKNGFLDIADKGTLFLDEVGELAPGLQVKLLRAVEGNGYIAVGDTRVKKSDFRIISATNRDLKDMVDRGLMRHDFFYRLHVILITVPPLKERKEDIPLLVDHFLHAHGYDEPGFIPSRIMKALMEYDWPGNVRELQNVLHRYVAVKRLDFVNPQGSDLVTRGRRSKGTCRPEDTNFHGAVRNFEKRLLLRALKVNRWQKARAASMLGLPRRTFYRKLKCLGLDSTQNEPFLAQP